The Mesorhizobium sp. M3A.F.Ca.ET.080.04.2.1 genome contains the following window.
CACTATTCACTATTCACCATTCACCATTCACCTGTTTCATTTCCCACCCCCCGCGATCTGGTCGCCGTCGCGGGTCAGGTAATAGGCAAAGAGGATCGGCAGCAGCGTCACCAGCACGACGACCATGGCCACGACATTGGTCACCGGACGCTGGCGCGGGCGGATCAGTTCCTCGAGCATCCAGATCGGCACGGTCTGCTGCTGGCCGGCGGTGAAGGTGGTGACGATGACTTCGTCGAAGGACAGTGCGAAGGCCAACATGCCACCGGCGAGCAGTGCCGTGGCGATGTTGGGCAGCACGACATGCCGGAAGGTCTGGAAGCCATCGGCACCAAGGTCCATCGAGGCCTCGATCATCGATCCGGAGGTGCGGCGGAAGCGGGCCACGGCGTTGTTGTAGACGACGACCACGCAGAAGGTGGCGTGGCCGAGCACGATCGTCCAGAACGAGAACGGGATGTCGGCGAGCGCGAAGGCCGAGCGCAGCGCGATGCCGGTGATGATGCCGGGCAGCGCGATCGGCAGGATGACCAGCAGCGAGATGGTCTCGCGGCCGAAAAAACGCGTGCGCGATACCGCGGCGGCGCACAGCGTGCCCAGCACCAGCGCGATCGCCGTCGAGATCGCCGCGACGCGGATCGACAGCGACAGCGCCTCCCAGACATCCGGCCGGTTCCAGGTGACGGCGAACCATTGCGTGGTGAGTCCGGGCGGCGGCCAGACGAAGCTCTTCTCTTCGGTGGTGAAGGCGTAGACGAAGATCAGGACGATCGGCAGATGCAGGAAGAGCAGGCCGCAGGCGGCGGCGATCTTCAGGCCGAGCGGAGCGGATTGGCCGCGATCAGAGCGCATCGAAGGCCCCCATGCGCTTGGCACCCCAGAGGTAGAAGCCCATGATGACTATGGGCACCACGGTGAAGGCGGCGGCTAAGGGTATGTTGCCGGCGGTGCCCTGCTGCGAATACACGGCTTGGCCGATGAACAGGCGCGAAGTGCCGATGATCTGCGGGATGATGTAGTCGCCCAAAGTCAGCGAGAAGGTGAAGATCGAGCCGGCGACGATGCCGGGCAGCGCCAGCGGGAACAAAACGTTGCGGAAGGTCTGGCCGGGCGAGGCGCCGAGATCGGACGAGGCCTCGACCAGATTGCCGGGCACGCGCTCGAGCGCTGCCTGGACGGGGAGGATCATGAAGGGCAGCCAGACATAGACGAAGACGATGAAGGTGCCGGTGAAGGACACCGACAGCGAGTTGCCGCCGACGATCGGCAGCGACAGCCAGGCGTCGAGCAGCCACAGAAGGTTGAGCTTGGCGAGCAGCCAGGTGAGGATGCCTTCCTTGGCGAGGATCAGCTTCCAGGCATAGATCTTAACCAGATAGCTCGACCACAAGGGCAGCATGACGCCGAGATAGAACAGCGCCTTCCAGCGGCCGCGCGCATAGCGCGCCGCGTAATAGGCGATGGGGAAGGCGATGACCGCCGAGGCGAACGTGACCAGTGCGGCCATCGTCACCGTGCGCAGGATGATGTCGAGATTGGCGGCCTGCAACAGGTCGCCGTAAGTCTTCAATGTGAACTCGCGGTTGATGAGACCGGAGAATTCGTCGATCGAAAAGAAGCTCTGCAAAAGCAGCGCGAAGAGCGAGCCGATATAGACGATGCCCAGCCACAGCACCGGCGGCAGCAGCATCAGCAGAAGCAGAAGCTTCGGCCGGCGCCAGAAGAGGTCGGACAGCGCGCCGCGCATGCCGCCGCTGCCCGGCAGGATGGCGGGGGCGGGGCTGGAATCGAGCGCGGCGATGGTCATGACGCCGCCCCGTCTTGGCGGAGGTGATATGAGGAGAAGCCGCGATCCTTCGCGCCCCCCTCTGTCCTGCCGGACATCTCCCCCTCTAGGGGGGAGATTGGCTGTCGCTTCTGCTTTCGCCAACCTCCAACGTGGCGGAATTGGCGAGGCCGAGAAACTGCTGATCTCCCCCCTTGAGGGGGAGATGTCCGGCAGGACAGAGGGGGGTGCCGCGCGCAAACCTTTGTCATGCCTGCTCGTCCATCAGATGCAGGCTCTCGCGATTGAAGGTGAGCATCACCGCTTCGCCCTCGGCCGGCAGCTCGGTACCGGCCGGCACCATGGCGTGGAGCCTGAGCCCATCGGCATCGAGCGCCAGCCTCGTCGTGGCGCCCAAATAGTTGGTCGCGACCATGCGCGCGGCGACGCCGTCGCCGCTCGTCGCACGCGTGACGCGAATGGATTCGGGGCGCAGGCTGCCCCAGCGGCGCTGGCCTGAATAGCGCTGGACGAAGTCCGGTGGCAGCACGTTGGAGGAGCCGACGAAATCGGCGACGAAGCGCGTCCTCGGCCGCTGGTAGATGTCCTCGGGCGTGCCGACCTGCATGATCCGGCCGTCGTTGAAGACGGCGACGCGATCGGCCATGGACAACGCCTCGCCCTGATCATGGGTGACGAAGACGAAGGTTATACCGAGCACCTTCTGCAGCGATTTCAGTTCCTCCTGCATGTTCTCGCGCAGCTTGAGGTCGAGCGCGCCGAGCGGCTCGTCGAGCAGCAGCACCTTGGGCTGGTTGACCAGCGCACGCGCCAGCGCGACGCGCTGGCGCTGGCCGCCGGAGAGCTGGCCGGGGCGGCGCGCGCCGTAGCCCGGCAGGCGCACCATCGACAGCGCCTCTTCCGCTGCCTTCAGCCTCTGCGCCTTGCCGATGCCCTTGACCATCAGGCCGTAGGCGACGTTGTCCAGCACATTCAGGTGCGGAAACAGCGCGTAGTCCTGGAACACGGTGTTGACGTTGCGCCGATAGGGCGGCACGCCTTCGGCGCGCTCGCCGAAGATCGAGATCGAGCCGGCGGTCGGCTGCTCGAAGCCGGCGATCAGGCGCAGGCAGGTTGTCTTGCCGGACCCCGAAGGGCCAAGCATGGCGAAGAACTCGCCCGGCGCGATATCGAGATCGACCGCGTCGACGGCACGCACGCTGCCGAAATGGCGCGAGACTTGTTTGAAGGAAACGGCGGCGGTCATGAGCTGCCCTGAAGGTTCAGGCTTTCAAATTCGGGCGTCTGCGCTGCTGCCCCTCATCCGCCTGCCGGCACCTTCTCCCCGTAAAGGAGGGGGAGAAGGGACAAACTCCAGCGTTGGCGACCCCCTCTCCCCGTTCTTCAGGGGGGAGAGGGTAGGGGTGAAGGGCAGCGCCAACTTTTGAAGGCTAGGCGAATCTACCGCCCGCCGATGACGCCGATATAATCCGACACCCAGCGGTAATAGGGCACGCACTGGCCGTTCTGGCTGGCGCATTTCGACACCGGCGTCTTCCAGAACTTGATCTTGTCGAAATTGTCGTAGCCGTTGGTCTTGCAGCCCTCGTCGCCGAGCAGTTCATTGCCCTTGCAGGCCGCCGGCACGACCGGCAGCGAGCCGAACCAGGACGAGACGTCGCCCTGGACCTTCGGCGACAGCGAGTGCTCGAGCCACATATAGGCGCAGTTCGGATGAGCGGCGTCGGCCTCCATCATGGTGGTGTCTGCCCACCCGGTGACGCCTTCCTCCGGCACCGTCGAGGCGATCGGCTTCTTGGCGGCGACCAGCGTGTTGACCTGATACGGCCACGAGCCGGAGGCGACCACGCCCTCGTTCTGGAAATCGTCGACCTGGATGGCGGCATCATGCCAGTAGCGCCCGACAAGCGTGCGCTGCGTGCGGAGCAGGTCGAGCGCGGCCTTGTACTGGTCCTCGCTGAGCTCGTAAGGATCCTTGATGCCGAGTTCCGGCTTGTGGAACATCAGGTAGTTGGCCGCGTCGGCAATGTGGATCGGCCCGTCATAGGCCTGCACGCGGCCCTTGTTCGACTTGCCGTCGGGCAGCTTCATTTCCTCGAAGACGACATTCCAGCTCTTGGGCGCTTCCTTGAAGACATCGGTGTTGTACATCAGCACGTTCGGGCCCCACTGATAGGGAACGCCATAATGCACCTTGTCGACCGTGAACCAGGGAGCGTCCTTGAGGCGATCGTCGACCGTCTTCCAGCTCGGGACGAGGTCGATGTTGATGGGCTGCACGCGCTTGCCGGCGACGAGGCGCAGCGAGGCGTCGCCTGAAGCCGTCACGAGGTCGAAGCCGCCTTCATTCATCAGCGAGACCATTTCGTCCGACGTGTTGGCGGTCTTCACGTTGACCTTGCAGCCGGTCTCCTTCTCGAAGGCGGACACCCAGTCGTAGTTCTTGTCGGTTTCGCCGCGCTCGATATAGCCCGGCCAGGCGACGATATTGAGCTCGCCTTCGCCCTTGCCGAGTTCCTTGACCTGGGCGACAGCCTGACCCGAGAAGGTCAGCGCAACCGTCAACGCCGTGCATGACTTCAGGAATGCATTCATCGTCGATCTCCCATTTTGGCGCATGACCCCGAAACCGGGCCGGTGTTCGGACCTGGCTATGCGCAACCTGAACGCTGGAGCAGCACGCGCTCCGGCAGCCGCGTTCCCAAGCAGCTTTGTTCCTGAACGGAAAAGTGCTGTGAAAAATCCGCTTTCGCAAATTCATTTATCAGAAAGCCGATATCGGTTTTTCCGATATGCGCCTGTCAGATCCGCTGCCGAACCATGCGCTGCGACTGGGCGAGGCCGATGAAATCGCGCGCGGCCTGCGGCAGGCCCGAGCCGCGGCGCCAGACGGTGCCGACCTGGACAACCGGCAGGGTGCCGGAGATATCGCGGGATTCAATACGGTCACCTTCCAGCGACCAGGGCCGGTAGATGAGGTCAGGCAGCAGCGCAACGCCGGCTCCGGTGGCGACGAGGCTGCGCACGGCCTCGACCGAACGGGTGCGGAAGGCGACATGGGGCCTGGCGCCGATCGCCGCCAGCAGCTTGCCGGTGTTCTCCTCGATCTCGTCGACGGTGAGCATGATGAGCGGCTCCGAGGCAATGTCGCTGATGCCGATGATGTCGGCGCTGGCGAGCTTGTGACTGAGCGGCAGCCACAAGCGGTAGGCGGAGACCTCGAGGATTTCGGACTGCAGCGCGGTGCGGTCGCGCAGGTTGGAGGTCACCATGACGGCGATGTCGAGCTTGCCGCCGACCAGCAGGTGCTCGAGATAGTCGCCATTGTCCTCGATGGCCGATACCTCGACGCCCGGATAGGCGCGGCGGTAGCGGGCGAGCAGGTCGGACAGCACATAGCCTGCAACCAGCGAGGTGACGCCGAGCTGCAGCCGTCCGCCGGCCGTCAGCTGATCGCCGAGAAAGGTCCGGCGAGCGTCCGAGACATCGGCCAGGATCTTAGTCGCGTGGCGCAGGAACTGATGGCCCTTGTGGGTGATG
Protein-coding sequences here:
- a CDS encoding ABC transporter permease is translated as MRSDRGQSAPLGLKIAAACGLLFLHLPIVLIFVYAFTTEEKSFVWPPPGLTTQWFAVTWNRPDVWEALSLSIRVAAISTAIALVLGTLCAAAVSRTRFFGRETISLLVILPIALPGIITGIALRSAFALADIPFSFWTIVLGHATFCVVVVYNNAVARFRRTSGSMIEASMDLGADGFQTFRHVVLPNIATALLAGGMLAFALSFDEVIVTTFTAGQQQTVPIWMLEELIRPRQRPVTNVVAMVVVLVTLLPILFAYYLTRDGDQIAGGGK
- a CDS encoding ABC transporter permease — encoded protein: MRGALSDLFWRRPKLLLLLMLLPPVLWLGIVYIGSLFALLLQSFFSIDEFSGLINREFTLKTYGDLLQAANLDIILRTVTMAALVTFASAVIAFPIAYYAARYARGRWKALFYLGVMLPLWSSYLVKIYAWKLILAKEGILTWLLAKLNLLWLLDAWLSLPIVGGNSLSVSFTGTFIVFVYVWLPFMILPVQAALERVPGNLVEASSDLGASPGQTFRNVLFPLALPGIVAGSIFTFSLTLGDYIIPQIIGTSRLFIGQAVYSQQGTAGNIPLAAAFTVVPIVIMGFYLWGAKRMGAFDAL
- a CDS encoding ABC transporter substrate-binding protein; the protein is MNAFLKSCTALTVALTFSGQAVAQVKELGKGEGELNIVAWPGYIERGETDKNYDWVSAFEKETGCKVNVKTANTSDEMVSLMNEGGFDLVTASGDASLRLVAGKRVQPINIDLVPSWKTVDDRLKDAPWFTVDKVHYGVPYQWGPNVLMYNTDVFKEAPKSWNVVFEEMKLPDGKSNKGRVQAYDGPIHIADAANYLMFHKPELGIKDPYELSEDQYKAALDLLRTQRTLVGRYWHDAAIQVDDFQNEGVVASGSWPYQVNTLVAAKKPIASTVPEEGVTGWADTTMMEADAAHPNCAYMWLEHSLSPKVQGDVSSWFGSLPVVPAACKGNELLGDEGCKTNGYDNFDKIKFWKTPVSKCASQNGQCVPYYRWVSDYIGVIGGR
- a CDS encoding LysR substrate-binding domain-containing protein, with amino-acid sequence MAFTIRQLQFFVAVAEQGTVSGAAQNLSISQSSVTEAIKELESDLGVELFERHPRGLNITHKGHQFLRHATKILADVSDARRTFLGDQLTAGGRLQLGVTSLVAGYVLSDLLARYRRAYPGVEVSAIEDNGDYLEHLLVGGKLDIAVMVTSNLRDRTALQSEILEVSAYRLWLPLSHKLASADIIGISDIASEPLIMLTVDEIEENTGKLLAAIGARPHVAFRTRSVEAVRSLVATGAGVALLPDLIYRPWSLEGDRIESRDISGTLPVVQVGTVWRRGSGLPQAARDFIGLAQSQRMVRQRI
- a CDS encoding ABC transporter ATP-binding protein is translated as MTAAVSFKQVSRHFGSVRAVDAVDLDIAPGEFFAMLGPSGSGKTTCLRLIAGFEQPTAGSISIFGERAEGVPPYRRNVNTVFQDYALFPHLNVLDNVAYGLMVKGIGKAQRLKAAEEALSMVRLPGYGARRPGQLSGGQRQRVALARALVNQPKVLLLDEPLGALDLKLRENMQEELKSLQKVLGITFVFVTHDQGEALSMADRVAVFNDGRIMQVGTPEDIYQRPRTRFVADFVGSSNVLPPDFVQRYSGQRRWGSLRPESIRVTRATSGDGVAARMVATNYLGATTRLALDADGLRLHAMVPAGTELPAEGEAVMLTFNRESLHLMDEQA